One Ignisphaera sp. DNA window includes the following coding sequences:
- a CDS encoding methyltransferase — protein MEEKSISTIGRGAGEDSTYFCRAKEIETISIDNIMIELNEEVYKPSDDTYIVVDAFNEVLHRSKRLINLLIEVGSGSGYITISILKTMLLRSMPHAILIDISPCAVTSSWNSIKLNDLDMYSDVIQCDGLSCIRSFVADIIVFNPPYLPVEDSGSWLARSWSGGIDGLSVWLKFFEESLDRCKHSICTIIFTLSTLQNIEKALGSLGKNCIAVDFYKCKSFFFETICVVGCNR, from the coding sequence ATGGAGGAAAAGAGTATATCAACTATCGGTAGAGGAGCTGGAGAAGATAGTACATATTTTTGCAGAGCTAAAGAAATAGAAACAATAAGTATTGATAATATTATGATAGAACTCAACGAAGAGGTGTACAAACCCTCTGACGATACATATATTGTTGTTGATGCATTTAATGAGGTGCTTCACAGATCAAAGAGATTAATCAATTTGCTTATAGAGGTAGGGTCTGGATCGGGCTACATAACCATATCAATACTCAAGACGATGTTGCTAAGAAGCATGCCTCATGCAATACTTATAGACATTTCACCATGTGCTGTGACCAGCTCTTGGAATTCTATTAAACTCAATGATCTAGATATGTATTCTGATGTTATACAATGCGATGGTTTATCATGTATCCGTAGCTTTGTAGCAGATATAATTGTTTTTAATCCACCTTATCTTCCAGTAGAAGATAGTGGTTCATGGCTTGCAAGATCGTGGAGTGGTGGAATTGATGGCCTATCTGTATGGTTAAAGTTCTTTGAGGAGTCCCTGGATAGGTGCAAACACTCTATATGTACTATAATATTTACATTATCAACACTACAGAACATAGAAAAAGCTTTAGGCTCATTGGGGAAAAACTGCATCGCCGTAGATTTTTATAAATGTAAAAGCTTCTTTTTTGAGACAATATGTGTAGTTGGTTGCAACAGGTGA
- a CDS encoding TrmH family RNA methyltransferase: MIALLKVVVVGVEGEANLGFIIRLCRNFDVDELALVSPIANVWSDEVKRFAANGIDFLHSGKVKIYQNLEDSLKDVGVAACTSSVVDTRGGDVLRKAIELEDFVKIASSYSSIAVVFGRESVGLTREEISKCHILVHIASNPEYPVLNLSHAVAIILYELYKALKKPSLIEKIDRADEESLKIAEKYIDLLAKSVASDERQYEMFSLTLKRLIRKTSLSKAEIGFLVTFIRRLANKVQRQEHLEV; encoded by the coding sequence GTGATTGCATTGCTAAAAGTTGTTGTTGTTGGGGTTGAAGGTGAGGCTAATCTAGGATTTATCATAAGGCTTTGCAGGAATTTTGATGTTGATGAACTGGCATTAGTCTCTCCAATAGCCAATGTATGGTCTGATGAGGTTAAAAGATTTGCAGCAAATGGTATCGACTTTCTACATAGTGGCAAAGTGAAGATATATCAAAATCTCGAAGATAGTTTAAAAGATGTTGGTGTAGCCGCGTGCACATCATCAGTTGTAGACACTAGAGGTGGCGATGTACTTAGAAAAGCAATTGAACTAGAAGACTTTGTCAAAATAGCATCGTCCTATTCAAGTATTGCAGTGGTCTTCGGAAGGGAGAGTGTTGGTTTGACGCGAGAGGAGATATCAAAATGCCATATTCTTGTTCATATTGCGTCAAACCCTGAGTATCCTGTGCTAAATCTTAGCCATGCAGTAGCAATTATTCTATATGAGCTTTATAAAGCATTGAAAAAGCCCTCTCTTATAGAGAAAATTGATAGAGCAGATGAAGAGAGCCTGAAGATAGCAGAGAAGTATATAGATCTACTAGCAAAATCTGTTGCAAGTGATGAGAGACAATATGAAATGTTTTCTCTAACGCTCAAAAGATTAATTAGAAAAACTTCACTATCAAAAGCTGAAATAGGTTTTTTAGTAACATTTATAAGGAGGTTGGCAAACAAAGTACAGAGACAAGAACATTTAGAGGTTTAA
- a CDS encoding 50S ribosomal protein L16, with amino-acid sequence MPQKPARCYTNQKKPPYTRKEYIHGIPPPKITKFVMGNAKLNAEVIAVLKTMERGVVRHNALEAARVIAHKFLSSEIGEQNFVLIIRKYPHQVLREHKMMAFAGADRLQEGMRRAFGKPVGVGAVVEPLDEIIEIRGLAQHAELLKEALRRASSKLPIRCTIEIKRLK; translated from the coding sequence ATGCCTCAGAAGCCAGCTAGATGCTATACCAACCAGAAAAAGCCTCCATATACCAGAAAAGAGTATATTCATGGGATTCCACCTCCGAAAATAACAAAGTTTGTAATGGGAAACGCAAAACTCAACGCTGAGGTAATAGCTGTTCTCAAAACCATGGAAAGAGGTGTTGTAAGACATAATGCATTAGAGGCAGCAAGAGTCATTGCACACAAATTCCTTAGTAGCGAAATTGGGGAACAAAACTTTGTCTTAATAATAAGGAAGTATCCTCATCAAGTGCTAAGAGAGCATAAGATGATGGCATTCGCTGGTGCGGACAGACTTCAAGAGGGTATGAGGAGAGCATTTGGAAAACCAGTTGGTGTCGGAGCTGTGGTAGAACCTTTGGATGAGATAATAGAGATTAGGGGTCTGGCACAACATGCAGAACTATTAAAGGAAGCACTTAGAAGAGCCTCATCAAAGCTTCCCATTAGGTGCACTATAGAGATAAAGCGGTTGAAGTAG
- a CDS encoding 2-(3-amino-3-carboxypropyl)histidine synthase subunit 1/2, with the protein MSFCNDYDFEIEDIIKFIEDNKAKKILLQMPEGLQVCSSLIVDSLKTKLGSSVEIYLSLNPSYGSCLVDEYSASELGVDAIIHIGHVEYPLYKPRKPTLFIRGGYKKINKEKVREMLMNICCKYSQPICILTTAQHVKELNDIVSSVDTCNLLFKGVILGCMPIETNECSVDIIVAGGKFHCITQALNNYSKYGHSKTVCIDPYTNAFWKPEKEVEKILRIRLWKVREAFEARKWLIIDGFYGQHRQHIIDLLVDEIKRRGADYLVVKALKIDRSLLDNIYANESFDAVIVVACPHIAFDLMDYSKPVLTVGEALMALHKDITRYRYPW; encoded by the coding sequence ATGAGTTTTTGTAATGACTATGACTTTGAAATAGAGGACATAATCAAATTTATTGAGGATAATAAAGCTAAGAAAATTCTTTTGCAGATGCCAGAAGGGCTACAGGTATGCTCATCACTTATTGTAGATTCTTTGAAAACTAAGCTTGGTAGTTCAGTAGAGATATATCTCTCGCTGAACCCATCATATGGTTCCTGTCTTGTTGATGAATATAGCGCTTCTGAACTCGGAGTTGATGCAATAATTCATATTGGACACGTTGAATACCCTTTATACAAGCCTAGAAAGCCTACCCTATTTATACGAGGTGGTTACAAGAAAATTAATAAAGAAAAAGTTAGAGAAATGTTAATGAACATCTGTTGCAAATATTCGCAACCCATCTGTATTTTAACAACGGCTCAACATGTTAAAGAATTAAACGATATTGTAAGTAGCGTAGACACCTGCAATTTGTTGTTTAAAGGAGTTATACTAGGTTGTATGCCTATAGAAACAAACGAATGTAGCGTTGATATTATTGTAGCTGGCGGCAAATTTCATTGTATTACTCAAGCACTCAATAATTATTCGAAATATGGGCACTCAAAAACTGTTTGCATAGATCCTTATACTAATGCTTTTTGGAAGCCAGAAAAAGAAGTCGAAAAAATTTTGCGTATTAGACTATGGAAAGTCAGGGAGGCATTTGAAGCGCGGAAGTGGCTCATAATCGATGGTTTTTATGGGCAACATAGGCAACATATAATTGATCTACTAGTAGATGAAATAAAGAGGCGTGGCGCAGACTATCTAGTTGTTAAGGCATTGAAAATAGATAGGAGTCTTTTGGATAACATATATGCAAACGAAAGCTTTGATGCTGTTATAGTTGTTGCATGTCCGCACATAGCATTTGACTTAATGGATTATAGCAAACCTGTGTTAACCGTAGGAGAGGCGCTAATGGCTCTACACAAGGATATTACCAGGTACAGATATCCATGGTAG
- a CDS encoding METTL5 family protein: MVVRNKKELEMLLSQTPPFPKPKQFLEQYLCDSRVASEMLWDAYVSDDIRDKIVADLGCGTGMLAYGALVLGSREVICVDIDCEAISIAKNFLYSKNLFNVNFICADVAFLGLRAIDTVVMNPPFGVHRRKSDMKFLESALKLRPKAIYTIHKYSQKLPNIIKNKLRMCEDVFKVSPLFLDNIMIHASYNHHRKRVHRFRIIVLKIKKEV; the protein is encoded by the coding sequence ATGGTAGTAAGAAACAAGAAAGAGTTAGAGATGCTACTGAGTCAAACTCCTCCCTTTCCAAAGCCAAAGCAATTCCTAGAGCAGTATCTATGCGATAGTAGAGTTGCTAGTGAAATGCTTTGGGACGCCTATGTGTCTGACGACATAAGGGATAAGATTGTTGCCGATCTAGGTTGTGGAACTGGGATGCTTGCATACGGAGCTCTCGTTCTAGGCTCTAGAGAGGTGATATGCGTGGATATCGATTGTGAGGCCATCTCAATCGCAAAAAACTTTTTGTATAGTAAAAACCTTTTTAATGTTAATTTCATATGCGCTGATGTAGCCTTTCTGGGTCTGAGAGCCATAGATACAGTAGTTATGAACCCTCCTTTTGGTGTTCATAGGCGAAAATCAGATATGAAGTTTTTAGAAAGTGCATTGAAATTAAGGCCTAAGGCCATATACACAATACATAAATACTCTCAAAAGCTACCTAATATTATAAAAAATAAGTTAAGAATGTGTGAAGATGTTTTCAAGGTGTCACCACTGTTTTTAGACAATATAATGATTCACGCCTCCTATAATCATCATAGAAAACGTGTACATAGGTTTCGCATCATTGTACTAAAGATTAAAAAAGAGGTGTAA
- a CDS encoding exosome complex RNA-binding protein Csl4 has translation MANKIVVPGEFLCTEEEFIAYIGTYAENGVVRAIITGHPVFDLINRRVYIKPVKDVKMPKSGDVVIGLVEQMRDEIAMIRLIGYDINKPFKHEFRSVLHISQASSSRIQSLYDVVRIGDIVRVRILNSYIPYVVTAKDAKLGVIAAYCSRCGAPLVKEKDRDILRCSFCGNVETRKIAPDYMFVNKR, from the coding sequence ATGGCTAACAAAATTGTAGTGCCAGGAGAATTCTTGTGTACAGAAGAGGAGTTCATAGCATATATTGGTACCTATGCAGAAAATGGTGTAGTAAGAGCGATCATTACAGGTCATCCAGTATTCGACTTAATCAATAGAAGGGTATACATAAAACCTGTAAAGGATGTTAAAATGCCGAAAAGCGGAGATGTGGTAATAGGTCTTGTGGAGCAGATGAGAGACGAAATTGCTATGATAAGGCTTATAGGATATGACATAAATAAACCGTTTAAACATGAGTTTAGAAGCGTATTACACATTTCACAAGCATCAAGCTCTAGAATTCAGAGTCTATATGATGTTGTTAGAATTGGTGATATAGTAAGGGTGAGGATACTTAATAGCTATATACCATACGTTGTAACAGCCAAAGATGCTAAACTAGGTGTTATAGCTGCATATTGCTCTAGATGTGGAGCCCCATTAGTAAAAGAGAAAGATAGGGATATACTAAGATGCAGTTTCTGTGGAAATGTTGAGACAAGGAAAATAGCGCCAGACTATATGTTTGTCAATAAAAGGTGA
- a CDS encoding DUF2067 family protein, whose translation MSGVFIERTFSYSCPSRSLCLEILEKIDEELSLEAELFAELKHDKIVFRVVGLEPSVESAIKRIREYISQFIMIKSVNPKNGISAEQLAKLVHRTIPLDVLAEVLRRQGIQNVILKGSIIYADTDLETIEMYAQHIAKAFDKVSNAKYSYNLKKLIVAAIALYNVGTSEVLDLLSETNAVDEKLELKVPWQEALKYIEEKLMST comes from the coding sequence ATGAGCGGAGTATTCATAGAGAGAACATTTTCATATTCTTGCCCATCAAGAAGCTTGTGCTTGGAGATTCTAGAAAAAATAGATGAAGAACTATCTCTAGAAGCAGAATTATTTGCAGAGCTGAAGCATGATAAAATTGTTTTTAGGGTAGTAGGTCTTGAACCATCTGTGGAATCAGCCATAAAAAGAATTAGAGAGTACATATCACAGTTCATAATGATAAAATCAGTTAATCCAAAAAATGGAATATCGGCTGAACAACTAGCGAAGCTAGTGCATAGAACAATACCGCTAGATGTTTTGGCAGAGGTTCTACGAAGACAAGGAATACAAAATGTTATCTTAAAAGGCTCCATAATCTATGCAGACACAGATTTAGAAACTATTGAGATGTATGCACAGCACATAGCAAAAGCTTTTGATAAGGTTTCTAACGCTAAATACTCATATAATTTAAAAAAATTAATTGTAGCAGCAATTGCACTATATAATGTCGGCACATCCGAGGTGCTGGATCTATTGAGCGAAACAAACGCCGTCGATGAGAAGCTAGAGCTAAAAGTCCCATGGCAAGAAGCATTAAAATACATTGAAGAAAAGCTAATGTCGACTTAA
- a CDS encoding DNA-directed RNA polymerase subunit L: MPIRLELRKLTDRELRVIIYDEDKHSLPNLLSKLALRKPGVVYAAYILEHPITSYPEVVILTDGSRKPLEVFEEVVQDAQKLVEDFSLKLEEALKNATKERK; this comes from the coding sequence TTGCCTATACGTTTAGAGCTAAGAAAACTTACTGATAGAGAACTGAGAGTAATCATCTATGATGAAGATAAGCATTCCTTGCCAAACCTATTATCGAAACTTGCCTTGAGAAAACCTGGAGTGGTTTACGCTGCCTACATACTCGAGCATCCAATAACATCCTACCCCGAGGTTGTTATACTGACAGATGGGAGCAGGAAACCCCTAGAGGTATTTGAAGAGGTTGTCCAGGACGCTCAGAAACTCGTTGAGGATTTTTCTCTAAAACTTGAAGAGGCTTTGAAAAATGCAACTAAAGAAAGAAAGTAG